One region of Novipirellula artificiosorum genomic DNA includes:
- a CDS encoding phage tail tape measure protein: MSQVRAGAAYVELTTRDSKFLKGLQSAQKRLQAFGQSTRLLGTRLMGLGTAAAAPLAASVAVFSSFDDAMRGVAAITQATGGELESLRNTAKKLGATTSFSASEVASLMTELGRAGFDPTQIERMTASVMNLARATGTDATQASGIMAATIRQFGMEAGEATRVADGLTAAANKSFNTVESLGEALSYAGPVAANANMSLEETLAILGTLGNMGIQGSSAGSAMRRLLTISAAESEKFHKVFGVTTKDAEGNARSLVDVLGEVAAATENMGTAEKAEKLNEVFGLLGITAASSIGKSVADTRELYKELQKAGGIAEKTAEEMEGGLGGAFRILKSSIEAVAIAIGESLEGSVTTMIQAFSRAASGLVEWIGKNQRVVKIAAASVVAIIGIGAALFTLGSFAAAAAFAVGGLASIFSFIGASIGVIVTMVGALFTPLGAVVAAVAALGAYFLYSTGIAGKAIEYLKGVFETLKADTLAAFGAIANALKAGDITAATDVMWSYLKLQWVKGTTYIKNLWTDFTQYIAEAWSDSAFALGDVMIAALSGLVSVWNSTLGFMADGWTILTSAVQKGWNNTIGFLKKGFLKLHELVDIAGDVAVKIGGVLVNALAGVETAWVETVDYLTDTWTVFVGQVKSMWNSTVGFLRKAWIKLKGLFDEDIDVDAEMRKIDAETSQSDRQDEQKRLEGISQREQKRKQRKAEIEANRQQMQEGIQQQLDARRKAREGQNVDADMRAIDQETDARNAVVDQSRDMQFAQNEANQSGRQQTIDNTTAGVQAVLDQMRADSQAGTPSKDDSQNDGGTAIDKAQADFDAAVERAKQVGADATGDEVGRAEQSDPAIPKAPPAPQAPKSPEISAPDLELPEDKDLRLGLDRGAKRSIDQFAAGPDLENVRSEVAGEFDARSLGLGGSASNVPPMAMLAPEDDALIERVPAPLLKLTPEEEPSLPPGELDESMVSEFPAVDIESINAAFESAARNLGRFDAAISASTSNLQSASVGYDGFSEEMKRAILQTATNTEQLVRLTRNGGLSFA, translated from the coding sequence ATGTCCCAAGTCCGAGCCGGTGCCGCCTATGTCGAGCTGACCACGAGGGATTCAAAATTCCTCAAGGGATTGCAGTCTGCGCAGAAACGGCTGCAGGCTTTTGGTCAATCGACACGGTTACTTGGCACTCGTTTGATGGGACTCGGAACGGCCGCAGCCGCGCCGCTGGCCGCCAGTGTTGCAGTCTTTTCATCATTCGATGATGCGATGCGCGGTGTGGCTGCGATCACGCAGGCTACGGGAGGGGAACTCGAAAGCCTTCGCAATACTGCCAAGAAACTCGGAGCAACCACTAGCTTTTCGGCGAGCGAAGTCGCATCGTTGATGACCGAACTTGGTCGCGCAGGCTTCGATCCGACCCAAATCGAGCGGATGACCGCCTCGGTCATGAACCTGGCCCGCGCCACCGGGACCGATGCGACACAGGCATCCGGCATCATGGCAGCCACGATTCGACAGTTCGGAATGGAAGCTGGCGAAGCGACCCGTGTGGCCGATGGGCTGACCGCTGCGGCCAACAAGTCGTTTAACACCGTTGAGTCGCTGGGCGAAGCGTTGTCTTATGCCGGCCCCGTGGCTGCGAACGCCAACATGAGTCTTGAAGAGACACTCGCAATCCTCGGCACACTCGGCAACATGGGGATTCAAGGCTCCTCGGCCGGTAGTGCGATGCGCCGATTGCTCACGATCAGTGCTGCAGAGAGCGAAAAGTTCCACAAGGTCTTCGGTGTGACCACGAAAGACGCAGAAGGGAACGCTCGTTCGCTGGTTGATGTGCTCGGAGAAGTGGCCGCAGCGACCGAGAACATGGGCACAGCCGAGAAAGCCGAAAAGCTCAACGAGGTCTTTGGGCTGCTTGGCATCACCGCCGCCAGTTCGATCGGCAAAAGTGTTGCCGATACGCGAGAGCTCTATAAGGAATTGCAAAAGGCAGGCGGGATCGCTGAAAAGACGGCCGAAGAAATGGAAGGCGGACTTGGGGGTGCCTTCCGGATTCTCAAAAGCTCGATCGAAGCGGTTGCTATTGCCATCGGTGAATCACTTGAGGGGAGCGTGACCACGATGATCCAGGCTTTCTCGCGAGCCGCGTCGGGACTGGTCGAGTGGATTGGCAAGAACCAACGTGTCGTGAAAATCGCCGCAGCGAGTGTCGTGGCGATTATCGGCATTGGCGCAGCGCTGTTCACTCTCGGCTCCTTCGCTGCTGCCGCAGCTTTTGCGGTTGGCGGACTCGCCTCGATCTTCTCCTTCATCGGTGCATCAATCGGTGTCATTGTCACGATGGTGGGAGCACTATTCACGCCTCTTGGTGCCGTTGTCGCAGCCGTTGCTGCACTTGGTGCCTACTTCCTCTACAGCACAGGTATCGCCGGAAAAGCGATCGAGTATCTCAAAGGTGTGTTTGAAACGCTCAAGGCCGATACGCTCGCCGCATTTGGAGCGATCGCTAACGCATTGAAAGCGGGAGACATCACGGCGGCAACCGATGTGATGTGGAGCTACCTAAAGCTTCAGTGGGTCAAAGGGACGACCTACATTAAGAACCTTTGGACAGACTTCACCCAGTACATCGCCGAGGCATGGTCGGACTCCGCATTCGCTCTAGGCGATGTGATGATTGCTGCGCTGTCCGGCCTCGTCAGCGTCTGGAACAGCACCCTCGGATTCATGGCCGATGGCTGGACCATTCTTACCTCAGCGGTACAAAAAGGCTGGAACAACACGATCGGATTCCTCAAGAAGGGGTTTTTGAAACTTCATGAATTGGTTGACATCGCTGGCGATGTGGCGGTTAAGATTGGTGGCGTTCTGGTCAATGCTCTGGCAGGTGTTGAAACCGCTTGGGTGGAAACGGTTGACTATCTGACGGACACTTGGACGGTCTTCGTCGGGCAAGTCAAATCGATGTGGAATTCGACGGTCGGGTTTCTACGGAAAGCCTGGATCAAACTCAAGGGGCTGTTTGACGAGGACATTGACGTCGACGCCGAGATGCGAAAGATCGACGCGGAGACAAGTCAATCGGATCGCCAAGACGAACAGAAACGTCTCGAAGGGATTTCGCAGCGTGAACAGAAGCGAAAGCAGCGCAAAGCGGAGATTGAAGCGAACCGCCAACAGATGCAGGAAGGGATCCAGCAGCAACTCGACGCTCGTCGAAAAGCCCGCGAAGGCCAGAATGTTGACGCCGACATGCGTGCGATCGACCAAGAGACTGATGCCAGGAATGCGGTCGTCGATCAATCCAGGGACATGCAATTCGCCCAGAACGAGGCGAATCAGTCAGGTCGCCAACAAACGATTGACAATACGACTGCGGGGGTGCAAGCCGTACTCGATCAGATGCGTGCGGACTCACAAGCGGGAACGCCGAGTAAAGATGACAGTCAAAACGATGGTGGCACGGCAATTGACAAGGCACAGGCCGATTTTGATGCAGCCGTTGAGCGAGCCAAGCAGGTCGGTGCAGATGCCACCGGCGATGAAGTCGGTCGTGCTGAACAGTCCGATCCCGCAATCCCAAAGGCGCCGCCGGCACCTCAGGCTCCCAAATCTCCGGAAATCAGCGCTCCAGATCTTGAATTGCCAGAAGACAAGGACCTGCGACTTGGCCTTGATCGCGGCGCAAAACGGTCGATCGATCAGTTCGCCGCAGGTCCCGATCTGGAAAACGTACGTTCCGAGGTGGCCGGTGAATTTGATGCTCGCAGCCTGGGATTGGGAGGCAGCGCGTCGAATGTCCCGCCAATGGCGATGCTTGCTCCCGAGGATGATGCGCTCATCGAGCGAGTCCCAGCACCACTGTTGAAGCTCACACCCGAAGAAGAGCCCTCCTTACCGCCGGGTGAACTCGACGAATCCATGGTTTCGGAATTCCCCGCGGTGGATATTGAATCCATCAACGCAGCTTTTGAATCGGCCGCTAGGAATTTGGGTCGCTTCGATGCCGCGATTTCGGCAAGCACATCCAACCTGCAGTCTGCGTCGGTTGGTTACGACGGTTTCAGCGAAGAGATGAAGCGTGCCATTCTGCAAACGGCTACCAACACGGAACAACTCGTCCGCTTGACTCGCAATGGAGGCTTGTCATTCGCATGA
- a CDS encoding S1 family peptidase gives MIAHWLRAGVAILFSYLRIHRSMSDMFKKLIESRLFWAALGVLLIILLLPFEIQLLATILLAAWIVGDSIRSTTKAILLSLMLGSLATCAMASDLHDRCREATVRIRNGNSMGSGTVFRESADHFYVLTNAHVAGTDLGNQVSLEFWKDGHQSRPVTGQTVAVAYIPRAYRDIAVVRVAKQTLGSYRPPVIPLAGEQDSVDYRAIFSVGCAAGRWPTAFEGFALRRNTNGGDTIHFVPMPAGGRSGSAIFDVLGEVPKIVGLIAWRSSDDGGHGYDGRGETHGYGIAMTHQEIWSGLLGKRTTGEVLLVPPEGAEPVSTQAVPAPVPDKQPNAIPESGGIVLKYSDSFAVQPDSSRSRLRVPTTGSSDDIMLLYQSEVTPEGPRLEPPPLSAYGQCPPGGDCPPQQQPYGQEQFGQDRGGSGLFPSLPWNREQTEPENRLIPRPRDWLMDRLPIPSFTQVLPWLILIVVLGVLGFRTLASTLSRWVDNAARELRDREVAEPEDPTPPPTPAPRKTTRRTRAR, from the coding sequence ATGATTGCTCACTGGCTGCGTGCAGGTGTTGCGATTCTTTTCTCGTATTTGCGGATCCACCGTTCCATGAGTGATATGTTCAAGAAACTGATCGAATCGCGACTCTTCTGGGCTGCCCTGGGTGTGCTACTGATCATCCTGCTGTTGCCATTCGAGATTCAGCTGCTCGCAACCATCTTGCTGGCAGCCTGGATCGTCGGTGATTCGATTCGTTCGACCACCAAGGCGATCTTGCTTTCGCTTATGTTAGGATCGCTCGCGACCTGTGCCATGGCCAGCGACCTGCATGATCGCTGCCGCGAAGCAACGGTGAGGATCCGCAATGGCAACTCGATGGGCAGCGGCACCGTCTTCCGTGAATCTGCAGATCACTTCTACGTCCTGACCAATGCCCACGTAGCTGGAACCGATCTTGGGAATCAAGTGTCGCTCGAGTTTTGGAAGGACGGGCATCAATCGCGCCCCGTCACGGGACAAACCGTTGCCGTGGCCTACATCCCCAGAGCCTATCGAGATATCGCGGTCGTGCGGGTCGCCAAACAGACGCTTGGCAGTTACCGTCCCCCCGTAATTCCCCTTGCCGGTGAACAGGACTCAGTCGATTACCGGGCGATATTCTCGGTGGGTTGCGCTGCTGGCCGCTGGCCGACCGCCTTTGAGGGGTTCGCTCTTCGTCGCAACACCAACGGTGGGGATACGATCCACTTTGTCCCTATGCCAGCCGGTGGGAGGTCAGGCTCTGCGATCTTCGACGTGCTTGGGGAAGTCCCCAAAATTGTAGGCCTGATCGCATGGCGGAGTAGTGACGACGGTGGCCATGGCTACGATGGGCGTGGCGAGACGCACGGGTACGGCATCGCAATGACGCATCAGGAGATCTGGTCGGGACTGCTGGGCAAGCGAACCACCGGTGAAGTGCTGCTTGTCCCGCCCGAAGGAGCAGAACCAGTCAGTACGCAGGCAGTGCCGGCGCCCGTGCCTGACAAGCAACCCAACGCCATTCCCGAGTCGGGTGGGATTGTGCTCAAGTACTCCGACTCGTTTGCCGTTCAGCCTGATTCATCGCGGAGCCGTTTGAGGGTTCCGACAACGGGCAGCAGCGATGACATCATGTTGCTGTACCAAAGTGAAGTCACACCAGAAGGTCCGCGGCTCGAACCGCCGCCGCTCTCTGCTTATGGCCAGTGCCCGCCTGGGGGAGACTGCCCGCCACAGCAACAGCCGTATGGCCAAGAGCAATTCGGTCAAGACCGAGGCGGGAGTGGACTCTTTCCTAGCCTGCCTTGGAATCGGGAGCAAACTGAACCTGAGAACCGACTGATTCCAAGACCTCGTGACTGGCTAATGGATCGGTTGCCCATCCCGTCGTTCACTCAAGTTCTCCCCTGGCTGATCCTGATCGTTGTTTTGGGTGTTCTTGGTTTTCGAACCTTAGCATCCACGCTGAGTCGCTGGGTGGACAATGCGGCTCGCGAGCTGCGTGATCGCGAGGTTGCAGAACCTGAAGATCCTACCCCTCCGCCAACTCCTGCGCCCCGCAAAACCACCCGCCGGACTCGCGCTCGATGA
- a CDS encoding DUF2190 family protein, translating into MSHAEFVQQGAAVDYTPTEDTPAGTVVVQGDLVGITKHDIKANVLGAVSVEGVFDVVKDSAAAIGAGTKLYWDSTNSQVATTATGNKLLGKATHDAATGTETVRTRLSQ; encoded by the coding sequence ATGTCACACGCTGAATTCGTTCAACAAGGTGCGGCAGTCGATTACACGCCCACCGAAGACACGCCCGCTGGCACCGTCGTCGTTCAAGGCGATCTGGTCGGTATCACCAAGCACGACATCAAGGCCAATGTCCTGGGGGCGGTTTCTGTCGAGGGTGTGTTCGATGTCGTCAAAGACTCCGCCGCAGCAATCGGAGCAGGGACCAAGTTGTACTGGGATAGCACGAACTCTCAGGTCGCAACCACAGCCACCGGCAACAAGCTGCTCGGTAAAGCAACGCATGATGCTGCAACGGGGACCGAAACGGTACGAACGCGGCTTAGCCAATGA
- a CDS encoding PDDEXK family nuclease: protein MTREEFISRAVAIHGDQYDYTLVNYRGTRSKVKIFCPKHGGFMMTAARHIAGRGCERCCFERFQRERRLSFWEFVEAVANTHGPYRYDYQLENHINQYSKIKIICPSHGEFLQSVANHMRGHGCPTCSESEGERRVREALMALSIGFLEQHRFANCKSKRALPFDFYVPEHKLAIEFDGQQHYEASNYWGGEAKFEQTKRHDQIKSRFTRENALTLLRIPYWEMDSVEDLVLDALVTTSNHTKKVS from the coding sequence ATGACACGCGAGGAATTTATCTCGCGTGCGGTTGCCATTCACGGTGACCAGTACGACTACACACTCGTTAATTACCGTGGTACACGAAGCAAAGTAAAGATTTTTTGTCCGAAGCATGGCGGTTTCATGATGACGGCCGCACGCCACATCGCCGGACGTGGTTGCGAGAGGTGTTGTTTTGAACGATTTCAGCGAGAGAGACGCCTTTCGTTCTGGGAATTTGTCGAGGCGGTGGCAAATACTCATGGTCCGTATCGGTACGACTATCAGCTTGAAAACCACATCAACCAGTATTCGAAAATCAAAATCATTTGCCCCAGTCATGGCGAATTTTTGCAATCGGTTGCCAATCATATGCGGGGTCACGGCTGCCCAACATGCAGCGAGTCCGAGGGAGAGAGACGCGTCCGTGAAGCACTAATGGCACTGAGTATTGGCTTCCTTGAGCAACATCGATTCGCTAACTGCAAATCCAAGCGAGCATTACCCTTCGATTTCTATGTGCCCGAACACAAACTGGCGATTGAATTTGACGGACAACAGCACTACGAAGCCTCTAACTATTGGGGTGGAGAAGCGAAATTCGAACAAACGAAGAGACATGATCAAATTAAGTCACGTTTCACCCGCGAAAACGCACTAACGCTACTGCGCATCCCATATTGGGAAATGGATTCTGTCGAGGATTTGGTTCTCGACGCTCTAGTCACAACCTCTAACCACACAAAGAAGGTCTCGTAA
- a CDS encoding phage major capsid protein, producing MPKTSPTQTEVEAESVPSSLRIVCEEATTIALQAADTPEEGSEKPALRKFSMTAYTGGAMRLGGWPYPVVVDLSGLRASRKSRPILKDHDRGSIVGHTDDIAISETKLEVTGTISGVGATAKEVIATSENGFPWQASLGASADKVVFIPEGKTAKANGREIAGPVYIARKSTLGEVSFVALGADDDTEARVAAGQYADVEDGDDAAEDTNDLEPVNASLNMSTKPETKQEPSAVDQMRAEAANESRRIAGIRKICAGKHDEIEADAIEQGWSVTKTELAVLRSERPKVPEQSASKPSFTREILEAAACLSVGIDEKTLLASYGERTLNQADPMRHIGLKELVAECARMEGIEVPRVFGDGSATIRAGFSSMSLPSIMENVMNKTLLAAYTNTPIAAFDLCSVGTVSDFKEVARYRLLGTGGFEQVAPDGELKHGKLSEQKYSNKADTYGQILMLTRHDIINDDLSAFMDIPRQMGRSGAELIDDLFFTLLLSNPKSFFSSGNNNLLTGADTKFGPDSLTVAKTTFRKQKAGPGTKGKDQKPINVRPEFLVVPVELETEAELLMGSAQLMIDASGTPTKIPVDNPHRNKYRVISTPHLSDSYYTGASGKAWYLFANPNVLPAFEIVFLNGRRTPVIERVEMPPNMLGMGFRSFLDAGIQEQDHRASVKCKGEA from the coding sequence ATGCCGAAGACGTCCCCCACGCAAACTGAAGTCGAAGCCGAATCGGTCCCCAGTTCGTTAAGGATCGTTTGCGAGGAAGCAACCACGATCGCGTTGCAGGCGGCCGACACGCCCGAGGAAGGTTCTGAAAAACCGGCGCTTCGTAAGTTTTCGATGACCGCTTACACCGGCGGCGCGATGCGGCTTGGTGGTTGGCCTTACCCGGTGGTCGTTGATTTGTCGGGGCTTCGAGCATCGCGAAAGTCACGGCCAATCTTGAAGGACCATGATCGTGGCAGCATCGTTGGTCACACCGATGACATCGCCATTAGTGAGACAAAGTTGGAAGTGACCGGCACGATTTCGGGTGTTGGAGCAACCGCGAAGGAAGTGATCGCAACCAGCGAGAACGGATTCCCTTGGCAGGCGTCGCTCGGCGCGAGCGCCGATAAGGTTGTCTTCATTCCCGAAGGCAAGACCGCGAAAGCAAACGGTCGCGAGATTGCTGGTCCGGTTTACATCGCTCGTAAATCGACCCTTGGGGAGGTGAGCTTCGTCGCTCTTGGTGCCGACGATGACACGGAAGCTCGCGTCGCTGCCGGCCAATACGCTGATGTCGAAGATGGCGACGATGCCGCGGAAGACACGAACGATCTCGAACCCGTTAACGCAAGTTTGAACATGAGCACGAAGCCAGAAACGAAACAAGAACCATCTGCGGTTGACCAAATGCGTGCCGAAGCGGCAAACGAGTCACGCCGAATCGCGGGCATCCGAAAGATTTGTGCCGGCAAACACGATGAGATTGAAGCCGATGCGATCGAACAAGGCTGGAGTGTTACCAAGACGGAGCTTGCTGTGCTGAGAAGTGAACGACCGAAGGTCCCTGAGCAATCGGCATCAAAGCCGAGTTTCACTCGCGAAATCCTCGAAGCCGCGGCGTGTCTTTCGGTCGGTATCGACGAAAAGACGCTATTGGCCAGCTATGGCGAACGGACGCTCAACCAAGCCGATCCAATGCGGCACATCGGCTTGAAAGAACTCGTAGCCGAGTGTGCTCGGATGGAAGGCATCGAGGTTCCTCGTGTATTTGGTGACGGGAGTGCCACGATCCGCGCCGGTTTCTCTTCTATGAGCCTACCGAGCATCATGGAAAACGTGATGAACAAGACGTTATTGGCGGCCTACACAAACACACCGATCGCTGCGTTTGATCTGTGTAGTGTTGGAACGGTGTCGGACTTCAAGGAAGTGGCTCGCTACCGTTTGTTGGGGACGGGCGGATTTGAACAAGTCGCACCCGACGGCGAACTGAAGCACGGAAAACTGTCGGAACAGAAGTATTCGAACAAGGCCGACACGTACGGTCAAATCTTGATGCTGACGCGGCACGACATCATCAATGATGATCTTTCCGCCTTCATGGATATCCCGCGTCAAATGGGACGCAGTGGTGCGGAATTGATTGATGACCTCTTCTTCACATTGTTACTCTCTAATCCCAAGAGCTTCTTCTCCTCGGGGAACAACAATCTGCTGACTGGTGCCGACACCAAGTTCGGTCCTGACAGCCTAACGGTTGCCAAGACCACTTTCCGCAAACAAAAAGCTGGTCCCGGTACGAAGGGGAAGGATCAAAAGCCGATCAATGTGCGGCCTGAGTTCCTCGTGGTTCCGGTCGAACTGGAAACCGAAGCTGAACTGCTGATGGGTTCGGCCCAGTTGATGATCGATGCATCAGGAACACCGACCAAGATCCCGGTCGACAACCCTCACCGGAACAAGTACCGCGTGATCAGCACACCGCATTTGTCGGACAGCTATTACACCGGTGCCAGCGGCAAGGCTTGGTACCTGTTCGCCAACCCGAATGTTCTGCCGGCATTCGAGATTGTGTTCCTCAACGGTCGACGCACGCCTGTGATCGAGCGAGTCGAGATGCCGCCAAACATGCTCGGCATGGGCTTCCGTAGTTTTTTAGATGCAGGAATCCAAGAGCAAGATCACCGAGCGTCGGTGAAGTGTAAGGGAGAAGCCTGA